A portion of the Candidatus Bathyarchaeia archaeon genome contains these proteins:
- the rpiA gene encoding ribose 5-phosphate isomerase A — MKPRNEELEKAKRNAALEAVRHVKDGFVIGLGSGSTVTYAAEEIGRRIRSEGLNVKAVPTSYQALMLALKNGIPITTLDENPTLDLTIDGADQIDENLNLIKGMGGALTREKIVASASKTLIIIADWRKKAKRLGENDQPVPIEVLPFASSPVIRKISMLGGKPTIREGAGKVGPIITDNGNFIIDANFGPIEKPAELEKKLKTIPGIVETGLFIEMADIVYLGKHDSVERLKRKGA; from the coding sequence TTGAAACCTAGAAACGAAGAGTTAGAGAAAGCTAAAAGAAACGCGGCATTAGAAGCCGTTAGGCATGTGAAAGATGGCTTTGTGATTGGGCTTGGAAGTGGAAGCACAGTTACCTATGCTGCAGAGGAAATTGGACGTAGGATAAGGAGTGAAGGCCTCAACGTTAAAGCTGTTCCCACATCATATCAAGCCCTAATGCTGGCATTAAAAAACGGCATTCCAATAACAACTCTAGATGAAAACCCAACTTTGGACCTGACGATCGACGGTGCAGATCAGATAGACGAAAACCTAAACCTAATCAAAGGCATGGGAGGCGCCCTAACCCGCGAAAAAATAGTAGCCTCAGCCTCAAAAACCCTTATAATAATCGCAGACTGGAGGAAAAAAGCGAAAAGGCTCGGCGAAAATGATCAACCAGTCCCCATAGAAGTTTTACCCTTCGCCTCGTCCCCAGTGATCCGCAAAATAAGCATGCTTGGAGGAAAGCCCACCATAAGAGAAGGCGCCGGAAAAGTGGGTCCAATCATAACGGACAACGGCAACTTCATAATAGACGCAAACTTTGGACCTATAGAAAAACCGGCGGAACTGGAGAAAAAGCTGAAAACAATCCCGGGAATAGTGGAAACAGGACTTTTCATAGAAATGGCGGATATAGTATACCTTGGAAAACATGACAGTGTTGAAAGGCTAAAAAGAAAGGGGGCTTAG
- a CDS encoding aspartyl protease → MRDPNFKVKVSNVEEPFKFVFVDLPVDVGFPVSVVPSHKLMEIGVKPIDKIKLSLADGKEAIRDIGVVFFELMERRTVGPVVFGEEKDKSVLGVTVLETLGFLFDPKTGKLKPKRIRF, encoded by the coding sequence GTGAGAGATCCAAATTTTAAGGTTAAGGTTTCGAATGTTGAGGAGCCTTTTAAGTTTGTTTTTGTTGATCTGCCTGTTGATGTTGGCTTTCCTGTTAGCGTAGTGCCTTCGCATAAGTTGATGGAGATTGGAGTTAAACCCATCGACAAAATTAAACTTTCATTGGCTGATGGCAAGGAAGCCATCAGAGATATTGGTGTGGTGTTTTTTGAGTTGATGGAGCGGAGGACTGTTGGCCCTGTTGTGTTTGGTGAGGAGAAGGATAAAAGCGTTTTAGGTGTAACTGTTCTCGAAACTTTGGGGTTCCTGTTTGACCCCAAAACGGGTAAGTTAAAGCCTAAGAGAATACGCTTTTAA